Proteins encoded within one genomic window of Camelina sativa cultivar DH55 chromosome 19, Cs, whole genome shotgun sequence:
- the LOC104768144 gene encoding thioredoxin reductase 2-like: protein MCWISMSQSRFIIKSLLSSVGGGFLLGSALSTPPSFATASSSPSHSAEMGTHKTKVCIVGSGPAAHTAAIYAARAELKPLLFEGWMANDIAPGGQLTTTTDVENFPGFPEGILGAEIVEKFRKQSERFGTEIFTETVNKVDFSSKPFKVITDSRTVLADSVIVSTGAVAKRLSFTGSGEGDGGFWNRGISACAVCDGAAPIFRN, encoded by the coding sequence ATGTGTTGGATCTCAATGAGCCAGTCAAGGTTCATAATAAAGTCTTTATTAAGCAGCGTAGGAGGAGGTTTCTTACTTGGATCTGCTCTCTCAACTCCTCCGTCTTTCGCCACcgcgtcttcttctccttcccaCTCCGCCGAAATGGGAACTCACAAAACCAAGGTTTGCATCGTCGGAAGTGGTCCAGCAGCACACACGGCGGCGATCTATGCAGCTAGGGCTGAGCTTAAGCCTCTTCTCTTCGAAGGATGGATGGCTAACGACATCGCTCCCGGAGGTCAGTTAACTACAACCACCGACGTCGAGAACTTCCCTGGGTTCCCTGAAGGTATCCTCGGTGCCGAGATCGTCGAGAAATTCAGGAAGCAATCGGAGAGGTTCGGTACTGAGATCTTCACTGAGACGGTTAACAAAGTTGATTTCTCGTCGAAGCCGTTTAAGGTAATCACCGATTCGAGAACTGTTCTCGCTGACTCTGTGATCGTTTCGACTGGAGCTGTAGCGAAACGTCTTAGCTTCACTGGATCTGGTGAAGGCGATGGTGGTTTTTGGAACCGTGGTATCTCCGCTTGTGCTGTTTGCGACGGAGCTGCTCCGATTTTTAGGAAT